One stretch of Acidobacteriota bacterium DNA includes these proteins:
- a CDS encoding phage holin family protein, producing the protein MTRFLIHWLVIALALWVTAFIVPGVTIESTTALAIAAIVLGLVNALVRPILTILTFPITILTLGLFYLLVNGFTFFLATKVVPGFAVSSYWWAVLGALVVSLVSAFVGSFVKKD; encoded by the coding sequence ATGACGCGTTTTCTGATCCACTGGCTGGTCATCGCCCTCGCGCTGTGGGTGACCGCCTTCATCGTGCCCGGAGTCACCATCGAGTCGACCACGGCGCTGGCCATCGCCGCCATCGTTTTGGGGCTGGTCAACGCACTCGTTCGTCCGATCCTGACGATCCTGACGTTCCCGATCACCATCCTGACCCTCGGTCTCTTTTACCTGCTGGTCAACGGATTCACCTTCTTCCTGGCGACAAAGGTCGTGCCGGGCTTTGCCGTTTCGAGCTACTGGTGGGCCGTGCTCGGAGCTCTGGTTGTCAGTCTCGTATCGGCCTTCGTGGGCAGTTTCGTCAAGAAGGACTAG
- a CDS encoding nitroreductase family protein, with protein sequence MSQPSYRSVPLDFQRLPPDEMAVRGQDLLTDLRGRRSVREFASDPVPRELVETAIATANTAPSGANRQPWHFVAVSDPEVKTEIRRGAEAEEREFYEGGRATEEWLEALAPLGTDWRKPFLEQAPWLVVVFKQIHPIATDGSRLKNYYVNESVGIACGLFIASIHRMGLATLTHTPQPMRFLSRILERPANERPYILFPVGFPAAECRVPAISKKHPSDVTTWLEGR encoded by the coding sequence ATGAGTCAGCCAAGTTACCGCTCAGTACCATTGGACTTTCAACGACTTCCGCCGGATGAAATGGCGGTGCGCGGTCAGGATCTCCTGACAGATTTGCGAGGTCGGCGCTCGGTGCGTGAGTTCGCTTCCGACCCGGTGCCTCGCGAGCTCGTCGAGACGGCCATCGCGACCGCCAACACCGCCCCATCGGGAGCCAATCGCCAGCCCTGGCATTTCGTCGCAGTATCCGATCCGGAAGTCAAGACGGAGATCCGCCGGGGCGCAGAGGCCGAGGAGAGGGAGTTTTATGAGGGTGGTCGAGCGACCGAGGAATGGCTCGAGGCGCTCGCACCACTCGGCACTGACTGGCGGAAACCGTTTCTCGAGCAAGCCCCGTGGCTCGTCGTGGTCTTCAAGCAGATACACCCGATCGCCACCGACGGATCTCGACTCAAGAATTACTACGTCAACGAAAGTGTCGGAATCGCCTGCGGGCTGTTCATCGCATCGATTCACCGCATGGGCCTTGCCACCCTCACCCATACGCCGCAGCCGATGAGGTTCCTGAGCCGCATCCTCGAGCGGCCTGCAAACGAGCGACCCTACATTCTCTTTCCCGTCGGTTTTCCGGCCGCGGAATGCCGGGTTCCGGCGATATCGAAGAAACACCCTTCGGACGTGACGACTTGGCTCGAAGGCAGGTAA